One window of the Hemiscyllium ocellatum isolate sHemOce1 chromosome 11, sHemOce1.pat.X.cur, whole genome shotgun sequence genome contains the following:
- the LOC132820377 gene encoding small ribosomal subunit protein eS27-like, producing the protein MPLAKDLLHPSPEEEKRKHKKKCLVQSPNSYFMDVKYPGCYKITTVFSHAQTVVLCVECSTVPCQPTGGKARRT; encoded by the coding sequence ATGCCTTTGGCGAAAGATCTACTACATCCCTCTCCCGAGGAGGAGAAGAGGAAACACAAGAAGAAATGTTTGGTGCAAAGCCCCAACTCGTACTTCATGGATGTCAAATATCCTGGTTGCTATAAAATCACTACAGTGTTCAGCCACGCGCAGACTGTTGTGCTATGTGTCGAATGCTCCACTGTACCTTGCCAGCCCACTGGTGGAAAGGCCAGGCGAACATAA